One Qipengyuania gaetbuli genomic region harbors:
- a CDS encoding DUF2794 domain-containing protein: MNFLGDKIVAFPGRKPLQVGFTREELTRILDLYGRMVAAGQWRDYAMDFNRDMASFAAFRRTAERPQARIEKRPALRAKQGMWTLYGEHGQILKRGHELAGVMAPVERRLMKAVDD; the protein is encoded by the coding sequence ATGAATTTCCTCGGTGACAAGATCGTCGCCTTTCCCGGCCGCAAGCCGCTGCAAGTGGGGTTCACCCGCGAGGAACTGACCCGCATCCTTGATCTTTATGGCCGGATGGTCGCAGCCGGGCAGTGGCGCGATTATGCGATGGATTTCAATCGCGACATGGCGAGTTTCGCAGCCTTTCGCAGGACCGCCGAACGCCCGCAGGCACGCATCGAGAAGCGACCTGCCCTGCGCGCCAAGCAGGGTATGTGGACGCTCTATGGCGAGCACGGACAGATCCTGAAGCGCGGCCACGAGCTGGCAGGCGTCATGGCCCCGGTCGAGCGGCGGCTGATGAAAGCGGTCGACGACTAG
- a CDS encoding heavy-metal-associated domain-containing protein codes for MAGGAGWLALAQVGGERGIAPIAASSDIEVLGIEVDVKADTGLEARDKAWVEAQVKAWEKIDGPKLPDSEIASLVSAIVVQRERLGPKRYIATLGVVFDRARASRYLGTEGQAQRSAPMLLLPVTMSGGTAMVYEQRNPWQRAWAEYQAGASRINYVRPAGAGGDSLLLTYGQTGRRSRVWWRDILDDFGAADVLIPIADLHYTFPGGPVEGRFTARHGPDSEFLASFELRADSPAQLPQMLAQAVTRFDAIFTRALADGTLKPDPTLNIGMGDLDPRIARLVELGRRLKAQDAVAEQRSEVPTEESDGTITAAPINTPPPEGSVALYTVQVVTPDAPSFDDAMAGIRGGNGVRAIGVRSTAIGGTTVLTVSYAGSIGQLAQALRDRGFTVRQGSNALLISR; via the coding sequence ATGGCTGGCGGTGCCGGCTGGCTTGCGCTCGCCCAAGTGGGTGGCGAGCGCGGTATCGCGCCGATCGCTGCTTCCAGCGACATAGAGGTTCTTGGCATCGAGGTCGATGTGAAGGCCGATACGGGCCTCGAAGCGCGCGACAAGGCGTGGGTAGAGGCGCAGGTGAAGGCCTGGGAAAAGATCGACGGGCCCAAGCTGCCGGATTCCGAAATCGCCAGCCTCGTCTCCGCCATCGTGGTCCAGCGTGAGCGCCTCGGCCCCAAGCGCTACATTGCGACGCTGGGCGTGGTCTTCGACCGTGCCCGGGCTTCGCGTTATCTCGGTACCGAAGGGCAGGCACAGCGCAGCGCACCGATGCTGCTGCTGCCGGTCACAATGTCCGGCGGCACGGCCATGGTCTACGAACAGCGCAATCCCTGGCAGCGCGCCTGGGCCGAGTACCAGGCCGGGGCAAGCCGGATAAACTATGTCCGTCCCGCCGGTGCAGGCGGCGATTCCCTTCTGCTTACTTACGGCCAGACCGGCCGCCGCAGCCGCGTGTGGTGGCGCGATATCCTCGACGATTTCGGGGCAGCCGACGTGCTGATCCCGATCGCCGACCTCCATTACACCTTCCCCGGCGGTCCGGTAGAAGGGCGCTTCACCGCGCGGCATGGCCCCGACAGCGAATTCCTCGCATCGTTCGAACTGCGCGCGGACAGCCCTGCGCAGCTGCCGCAAATGCTTGCCCAGGCAGTGACGCGATTCGATGCCATCTTCACCCGTGCGCTGGCCGACGGCACGCTGAAGCCCGATCCGACGCTCAATATCGGCATGGGCGACCTCGACCCGCGGATAGCGCGCCTCGTCGAGCTCGGCCGCCGCCTGAAGGCGCAGGATGCCGTGGCCGAACAGCGGAGCGAGGTTCCGACGGAAGAAAGCGACGGCACCATCACCGCCGCGCCTATCAACACGCCCCCTCCGGAAGGGTCGGTCGCGCTTTATACCGTGCAGGTGGTCACGCCCGACGCGCCTTCGTTCGACGATGCCATGGCGGGTATCCGCGGCGGTAACGGGGTTCGCGCCATCGGCGTGCGCAGCACTGCTATCGGCGGCACCACCGTCCTCACTGTCAGCTACGCCGGATCGATCGGCCAGCTGGCGCAGGCCCTTCGCGACCGCGGTTTCACGGTCCGACAGGGGAGCAACGCGCTGCTTATCAGCCGTTGA
- the epsC gene encoding serine O-acetyltransferase EpsC, with protein MLERLIAYLDSVKARDPAPRSRWEVLLYPGVWALAYHRVAHWLFEAELFFLARLVNHFSRMVTGIDIHPGAKIGRNFFIDHGFSVIGETAHIGDDVTIYQCVTLGGTNPANGKGGKRHPTISDGVIIGSGAQVIGPITVGRRARIGANAVVTDDVPEGATMIGLKARSTLVPAEDWLKEFIPYGTPCDDPCAETSGPARDCLEKLEAELKTLREEVAALRAEREPAQRSGTDD; from the coding sequence ATGCTGGAACGGCTGATTGCCTATCTCGACAGCGTGAAAGCACGCGATCCCGCACCGCGGAGCCGGTGGGAAGTCCTGCTGTATCCCGGCGTCTGGGCGCTGGCCTATCACCGCGTCGCACACTGGCTGTTCGAGGCGGAGCTCTTCTTCCTGGCGCGATTGGTGAACCATTTCAGCCGGATGGTGACGGGGATCGATATCCACCCCGGCGCCAAGATCGGCCGCAATTTCTTCATCGACCACGGTTTCTCCGTTATCGGCGAGACGGCCCATATCGGCGACGATGTGACGATCTATCAGTGCGTTACGCTCGGCGGCACCAATCCGGCCAACGGCAAGGGCGGCAAGCGCCACCCGACCATCTCCGATGGCGTCATTATCGGCTCTGGCGCGCAGGTCATCGGCCCGATTACCGTAGGCCGGCGTGCCCGTATCGGCGCGAATGCCGTGGTGACTGACGACGTGCCCGAAGGCGCCACGATGATCGGCCTCAAGGCCCGAAGCACGCTGGTTCCGGCAGAGGACTGGCTGAAGGAATTCATCCCCTACGGCACGCCTTGTGACGATCCATGCGCCGAAACCAGCGGTCCGGCGCGCGATTGCCTCGAGAAGCTGGAAGCCGAACTCAAGACCCTGCGCGAGGAAGTCGCAGCCCTGCGCGCCGAGCGTGAACCTGCACAGCGGAGCGGGACGGACGATTGA
- a CDS encoding ATPase gives MAQSQIALPLLHPRSGEPERIVVGAGNRSVAEALARAEDWPFRTAVLAGPPRSGKSLFARWFASHTGGGAIDDAQGRDETEIFHAWNRAQEDGYPLLLTVGEGGWDIALPDLRSRMGAALQLEIGPPDDEMAAELILSQAAQRGLSLGEGAPAYLVPRMERSYAAIERIVAEIDRLSLERMAPATMSIWRDALEAVQGPEQGRLL, from the coding sequence ATGGCCCAGTCCCAAATCGCCCTTCCGCTCCTGCATCCCCGTTCCGGTGAGCCGGAACGCATAGTGGTCGGTGCCGGCAACCGCTCGGTTGCCGAGGCGCTTGCACGGGCAGAAGACTGGCCCTTTCGCACCGCCGTACTTGCCGGCCCCCCGCGGTCGGGCAAGTCGCTCTTCGCCCGCTGGTTCGCCTCGCACACCGGTGGCGGGGCGATCGACGATGCGCAGGGCCGCGACGAGACCGAGATATTCCACGCCTGGAACCGCGCGCAAGAGGACGGTTACCCCCTGCTCCTGACGGTGGGAGAGGGCGGATGGGACATTGCCCTGCCGGACCTGCGCAGCCGCATGGGCGCTGCCCTGCAGCTCGAGATCGGCCCGCCAGACGATGAAATGGCCGCCGAACTCATCCTCAGCCAGGCCGCCCAGCGCGGTCTCTCGCTTGGCGAGGGCGCGCCCGCCTATCTCGTCCCGCGCATGGAGCGGTCTTACGCGGCAATCGAGCGGATCGTGGCCGAGATCGACCGTTTGAGCCTTGAACGGATGGCGCCCGCCACCATGTCGATATGGCGCGATGCGCTGGAAGCCGTGCAGGGCCCCGAGCAGGGCCGCTTGCTTTAA
- the purM gene encoding phosphoribosylformylglycinamidine cyclo-ligase yields the protein MSSDNQSYTYEQAGVSIDAGNALVKAIGPLVKATMRPGADGEIGGFGGFFDPKAAGYRDPLLVAGNDGVGTKLKLAIDTNRHDTVGIDLVAMCVNDLIVQGAEPLFFLDYFATGKLENGIAERVIAGIAEGCKQAGCALIGGETAEMPGMYAAGDYDLAGFCVGAVERGEQLTGERVAPGHILLGLASSGVHSNGFSLVRRLAADKGWKLDRPALFDQDRLLAETLLEPTRIYVKTLLPIVRDGLVDALAHITGGGLLENIPRVLPAGAHAEVDADGWEQPGLMAFLQAQGNIEPAEMARTFNCGVGMVLAVDPANVEIVRSRLEEAGETVLAVGRIVEGQKGCTVRGSQGTWSGKSDWEAVHLG from the coding sequence ATGAGCAGCGACAACCAGTCCTATACCTACGAACAGGCCGGCGTTTCGATCGATGCGGGCAATGCGCTCGTCAAGGCGATCGGCCCGCTGGTGAAGGCGACCATGCGCCCCGGCGCAGACGGCGAAATCGGCGGTTTCGGGGGCTTTTTCGACCCCAAGGCGGCCGGATACAGGGACCCCTTGCTGGTCGCTGGCAATGACGGCGTGGGCACGAAGCTGAAGCTGGCGATCGATACGAACCGGCATGACACGGTCGGCATCGATCTCGTCGCAATGTGCGTGAACGATTTGATCGTGCAGGGTGCAGAGCCGCTGTTTTTTCTCGACTACTTCGCCACCGGCAAGCTGGAGAACGGCATTGCCGAACGCGTCATCGCGGGCATCGCCGAAGGCTGCAAGCAGGCCGGCTGCGCGCTGATCGGCGGCGAGACCGCCGAAATGCCGGGCATGTACGCGGCAGGTGACTACGACCTTGCCGGTTTTTGCGTGGGAGCCGTGGAGCGCGGCGAACAGCTGACCGGCGAACGCGTGGCACCCGGCCACATCTTGCTCGGGCTCGCCAGTTCGGGTGTCCATTCGAACGGCTTCTCGCTGGTCCGCCGACTTGCGGCAGACAAAGGCTGGAAGCTCGACCGCCCTGCCCTGTTCGACCAGGACCGCCTGCTCGCCGAGACACTGCTCGAGCCGACCCGCATCTATGTGAAGACGCTGCTTCCGATCGTGCGCGACGGACTTGTCGACGCGCTGGCGCACATTACCGGCGGCGGCCTGCTGGAAAATATCCCGCGTGTCCTGCCTGCGGGCGCTCACGCTGAAGTCGACGCCGACGGCTGGGAACAGCCCGGACTGATGGCGTTCCTGCAGGCACAGGGAAATATCGAGCCGGCCGAAATGGCCCGCACTTTCAATTGCGGAGTCGGCATGGTGCTGGCGGTCGATCCGGCCAATGTCGAAATCGTCCGCTCGCGCCTCGAAGAGGCCGGCGAAACCGTGCTCGCGGTCGGCCGCATCGTCGAAGGCCAGAAGGGCTGCACCGTGCGCGGGTCGCAGGGTACCTGGTCCGGCAAATCCGACTGGGAGGCCGTGCACCTTGGCTGA